The bacterium genome includes a window with the following:
- a CDS encoding Gfo/Idh/MocA family oxidoreductase yields MDHAKIGVLGAGRGAGLAKATRYAPSAELTALCDMDEERLTGAAKAVAELMGGQDRPPLQTFNTYEALLDSDVDAVVVASPMPLHVEHAVQALKAGKHVLSEVNAATTLDQCWELLETVRQTGRKYMLAENYCWYRPWTLVMGMVKAGLFGEVYYGEAEQLQEFKGGFPSPGANWRVDELAMRQGHHYITHDLGPVYQACGERIKTVICMGSGQRHIPWAIADSTVTVLCETETGKQIRIRLDFFSDRPNSFTYYGLQGTTAAYEGPHAPGEEHRIYVHGRTERGQWESLWNYSEYLPEGWKSLPEEAVNDSYDGGSPLMLEEFARSIIDDTKPPVDVVDALNMTAPGLMSEISRQKNGQPVDVPEFKL; encoded by the coding sequence TTGGACCACGCAAAGATCGGAGTGCTCGGCGCGGGACGCGGCGCCGGGTTGGCGAAAGCGACGCGGTACGCGCCCAGCGCGGAGCTGACGGCGCTGTGCGACATGGATGAGGAGCGGCTGACGGGCGCTGCCAAGGCCGTGGCCGAACTCATGGGCGGGCAGGACCGTCCGCCCCTGCAGACCTTCAACACCTACGAGGCCCTGCTAGACTCGGACGTGGACGCCGTGGTCGTGGCCTCGCCAATGCCCCTGCATGTCGAGCACGCCGTGCAGGCGCTGAAAGCGGGCAAGCATGTGCTGTCGGAAGTCAACGCTGCCACGACGCTGGATCAGTGCTGGGAGCTGCTGGAGACCGTGCGCCAGACCGGCCGCAAGTACATGCTGGCTGAGAACTACTGCTGGTACCGCCCGTGGACGCTCGTCATGGGCATGGTCAAGGCCGGGCTGTTCGGCGAGGTCTACTACGGCGAGGCCGAGCAGTTGCAGGAGTTCAAGGGCGGCTTCCCCAGCCCCGGGGCCAACTGGCGAGTGGACGAACTCGCCATGCGCCAGGGCCACCACTACATCACCCACGACCTCGGCCCCGTCTACCAGGCCTGTGGCGAGCGCATCAAGACCGTCATCTGCATGGGCTCCGGCCAGCGCCACATCCCGTGGGCCATTGCCGACTCGACCGTGACCGTGCTGTGCGAGACCGAGACCGGCAAGCAGATTCGCATCCGCCTGGACTTCTTCTCCGACCGGCCCAACAGCTTCACGTACTACGGCCTGCAGGGCACCACGGCGGCCTACGAAGGCCCACATGCCCCCGGCGAGGAGCACCGCATCTACGTCCACGGCCGCACCGAGCGCGGGCAGTGGGAGAGCCTGTGGAACTACTCGGAGTACCTGCCGGAGGGCTGGAAGAGCCTGCCTGAAGAGGCTGTCAACGACAGCTATGACGGCGGCAGCCCGCTCATGCTCGAGGAGTTCGCGCGCAGCATCATTGACGACACGAAGCCGCCGGTGGATGTCGTGGATGCGCTGAACATGACGGCGCCGGGGCTGATGTCGGAGATCTCACGCCAGAAGAACGGCCAGCCGGTGGACGTGCCGGAGTTCAAGCTGTAG